One Phaseolus vulgaris cultivar G19833 chromosome 11, P. vulgaris v2.0, whole genome shotgun sequence genomic window carries:
- the LOC137806104 gene encoding zinc finger CCCH domain-containing protein 48-like → MDVKFSRMDKKIGGTTCVYWRAGRCNRNPCKFLHRETSSLHVNARSKYCGKKSHSSSNNTSKYNPKKKLVRKRGDGTNVVKVSKKSSTSICKYWTNNNCVYGEQCPHLHSWFQGDGFSTLKKLHQHKKAITGITLLAGTNKLYYGSTDGTVRIWDCHTGQCLKVLNFGTQVNSLISEGPWVFVGLNNVIKALNTKTNLEFTLDGPKGRILHMTVGNNILFAGAEDGVITAWRESSEVKSPFELVASLTGHTKSVVCLTIGRKMLYSGSMDQSIKVWDMDTLQCTMTLNEHNDVVTSLICWDEFLLSSSSDGTIKIWACMEEGTLTVVYTHTEQSGIVSLFGMPNAKGKPILFSSCKDNSVRMYELPSFSERGLLYAKKDIASFELGHDGLFFTGDDTGLLRVWKWNELPKMTSD, encoded by the exons ATGGATGTAAAGTTTAGCAGAATGGATAAGAAAATTGGTGGGACAACTTGTGTCTACTGGCGAGCGGGGAGATGCAACAGAAATCCGTGCAAATTTCTACACAGAGAAACATCCTCATTACATGTTAATGCCAGAAGCAAATATTGTGGAAAAAAATCTCATTCATCCTCTAATAATACCTCCAAATATAACCCCAAGAAAAAATTGGTTAGAAAGAGAGGAGATGGGACAAATGTTGTTAAGGTGTCTAAGAAATCATCTACAAGTATATGCAAATATTGGACCAACAACAACTGTGTGTACGGTGAACAATGCCCTCATTTACATTCATGGTTTCAAGGTGATGGGTTTTCCACATTAAAAAAACTTCACCAACACAAAAAG GCTATCACCGGAATTACGCTTCTGGCTGGaaccaacaaactttattatggAAGCACCGATGGAACCGTTCGGATATGGGATTGCCATACAGGTCAATGTCTTAAAGTCCTAAATTTTGGCACCCAAGTTAACTCTTTGATAAGTGAGGGGCCATGGGTTTTTGTTGGTTTGAACAATGTTATCAAG GCTTTGAATACTAAGACCAATTTGGAGTTTACTCTTGATGGACCCAAAGGAAGGATCCTTCACATGACTGTTGGTAACAACATCCTTTTTGCCGGGGCAGAG gaTGGTGTCATTACTGCCTGGAGAGAAAGCTCTGAAGTTAAGTCTCCTTTTGAATTAGTTGCCTCACTAACTGGTCACACTAAATCTGTGGTTTGCCTAACTATTGGACGCAAGATGTTGTACTCCGGATCCATGGACCAAAGCATAAAG GTCTGGGACATGGATACATTACAATGTACAATGACACTCAATGAACATAATGATGTAGTCACATCCCTTATTTGTTGGGACGAATTTTTGCTGTCAAGTTCATCTGATGGCACAATTAAGATCTGGGCATGCATGGAAGAAGGAACTCTGACTGTGGTATATACACACACCGAACAAAGT GGCATTGTCTCACTTTTTGGGATGCCTAATGCAAAAGGCAAGCCAATATTGTTTTCCTCTTGTAAAGACAATTCAGTACGCATGTATGAATTGCCATC ATTTTCAGAGAGGGGTCTTTTATATGCTAAGAAAGACATTGCATCTTTCGAGTTAGGACATGATGGACTCTTCTTCACTGGCGATGACACTGGTTTGCTTCGTGTATGGAAGTGGAATGAGTTACCTAAGATGACATCTGATTGA